In the Mustela nigripes isolate SB6536 unplaced genomic scaffold, MUSNIG.SB6536 HiC_scaffold_2560, whole genome shotgun sequence genome, TGGAAAAGGCCTTCTGACGGCCTTGGGCTGAGGGGATGAGCAGGATGGTAGAGATGATGTAGGTGTAGGACACAATGGTGAATACCAAGGAGGTCAGAAGGACAAGGGAGGATAGGAGGAAGTTTATCATCTCAATGAAATGCGTGTCTATGCAGGCCACCTGTAGCAGGGGGGCAATGTCACAGAAGAAATGACTAATTTCTCTATAACAAAAAGGCAGTCTGGACACCACAATAGTTGGGCACAGTACTGAGAGGAAGGCTCCTACCCAGCAGCCTAGAACCAGCAGGAGGCAGAACCTACTGTTCATGATGATAGTATAGCGCAGGgggttacagatggccacatagcggtcaaaGGACATCACCGCCAAGAGGATAAACTCCACTGtccccaagaaaaaaaagaagtatgtttGGGTGATGCAGCCCACAAAAGTTATGGTCTTCTTGTCCTCTAGGAGACAGGCTAACAGCTTTGGGGTAACTGAGGTAgtgtatgaaatgtccaaaaaagacaaattactgag is a window encoding:
- the LOC132008974 gene encoding olfactory receptor 6M1-like gives rise to the protein MDMQNQTTVTEFILTAFPMIPKLQISLFVVLLFTYMLTLTGNTVIISLIWADNRLQTPMYFFLSNLSFLDISYTTSVTPKLLACLLEDKKTITFVGCITQTYFFFFLGTVEFILLAVMSFDRYVAICNPLRYTIIMNSRFCLLLVLGCWVGAFLSVLCPTIVVSRLPFCYREISHFFCDIAPLLQVACIDTHFIEMINFLLSSLVLLTSLVFTIVSYTYIISTILLIPSAQGRQKAFSTCASHITVVSIAYGSNIFMYVRPSQSHSLEFDKVTAVLTTMVTPLLNPFIYSLRNEKVKEVLRDAIHKI